The following are encoded together in the Pseudodesulfovibrio indicus genome:
- a CDS encoding UvrD-helicase domain-containing protein: MKYIIIDQTASDIIASSRYTQTAEFSQGSALAQFINDETQDYDFDNRLKCQKNKDGVAIIGRGTTLRNYIVIDNENCKLFNKFSPNEVLRIFQKILRFGLKKWNKISFGSHERYINDSRVALFPFPISQMTHFRIIIDLEPDSKRATKRPGEHLFVTHCGKQDDLGQKVDAPITNFRKAIGYADSIQAAESVNPRRSPQEDLDSFKHTSIGYQGSHLSPYQGYESWLIALTETQKKFVLSKMKSPHRLEGPAGTGKTLCLILKCIHELVTAHKLGNEHHSVIIAHSESTKKNIEEILTANIIQLPFISLKREHSIQSVHITTLQGLCGELLTMSITETEFLDNDAMTSKGIQSLYIRESLDSVIDKELNSYKHFLSNEFYQYIITEDRDIISDLLQHEISILIKGRAEEDKSKYTALERFEYGLPVKTDPDRSFVFLVYLEYQRQLQLASQFDTDDIILSASAQLNTPLWRRRRLQEGYDSIFIDETHLFNMNELSMFHYLSKSQKEYPIAFTIDKSQAIGDHGWHDNFFVTALTSNNVVDATKTSITSIFRCSSEIVELAFAVMSSGASLFTNFDNPLEISSSTFTAQEEKLCADPLYYETDTDEELVQKSFELAAKISKDLDVTKSEVLIVAFDDSLFNQIEKYATKHNKPLFLLKNRGDIELKERASKSGAHLLSKPDYVGGLEFAAVILVGVDKGRVPPTKDQHTIESRAFLKYAYHNRLYVAVTRAKYRVAILGTKDRGPSELLNTAVEKGILKVVA; encoded by the coding sequence ATGAAATATATAATTATCGATCAAACAGCTTCTGATATTATTGCATCCAGCCGCTACACGCAAACAGCTGAGTTCTCACAAGGAAGTGCTTTAGCGCAATTTATTAACGACGAAACTCAGGATTACGACTTCGACAACAGGCTGAAATGCCAAAAAAACAAGGATGGAGTGGCCATAATTGGGAGAGGAACTACGCTTCGAAATTACATAGTTATTGACAATGAAAACTGCAAGCTATTCAACAAGTTCAGCCCCAATGAGGTCTTAAGGATATTCCAAAAAATCCTAAGATTTGGGCTGAAAAAGTGGAACAAAATCAGCTTTGGCAGCCATGAAAGATATATTAATGATTCTAGGGTGGCTCTTTTCCCATTTCCAATTAGCCAGATGACTCACTTTAGAATCATCATCGACCTTGAACCCGACTCAAAACGAGCAACCAAACGCCCCGGGGAGCACCTCTTTGTTACGCACTGCGGCAAACAAGATGATTTAGGCCAAAAAGTTGATGCCCCAATAACCAATTTTAGAAAAGCAATTGGATATGCGGACTCTATTCAAGCCGCCGAATCAGTCAATCCACGCCGATCCCCCCAAGAGGATCTTGATAGCTTTAAGCACACGAGCATTGGATACCAGGGCTCCCACCTATCGCCTTATCAAGGCTATGAGAGCTGGCTTATTGCTCTGACAGAAACGCAAAAAAAATTCGTTCTATCTAAAATGAAGTCTCCACATCGGCTTGAAGGGCCTGCGGGGACAGGAAAAACTTTATGCCTAATTCTCAAATGTATACACGAATTAGTTACTGCACACAAATTAGGAAATGAACATCACAGTGTAATTATCGCCCACAGTGAATCCACCAAAAAAAATATAGAAGAAATACTTACTGCCAATATAATCCAACTACCATTCATATCTCTAAAAAGGGAACACTCTATACAATCAGTGCACATTACAACACTGCAAGGATTGTGCGGTGAACTTTTAACAATGTCAATCACTGAAACTGAGTTTCTTGACAATGATGCAATGACATCAAAAGGGATACAATCTCTTTACATAAGAGAGTCTTTGGATAGCGTCATCGACAAAGAACTCAATAGTTACAAGCATTTTCTTTCAAATGAATTTTATCAATACATTATCACAGAAGATAGAGATATAATTTCTGATCTACTGCAACACGAAATCAGTATTTTGATCAAAGGTAGAGCTGAAGAAGACAAGAGTAAATACACGGCTTTGGAACGGTTTGAATATGGACTCCCTGTGAAAACTGATCCTGATCGCTCTTTCGTTTTCCTAGTCTATCTTGAATATCAAAGACAGCTTCAATTAGCTTCGCAATTCGACACAGACGACATAATCCTCTCTGCTTCTGCTCAACTCAACACTCCTTTATGGAGAAGGCGCAGACTTCAAGAAGGCTATGACAGTATATTTATTGATGAAACGCATCTATTCAACATGAACGAACTGTCCATGTTCCACTATTTGTCAAAAAGCCAAAAAGAATATCCCATTGCCTTCACTATCGACAAGTCTCAAGCTATTGGGGACCATGGTTGGCACGATAATTTTTTTGTTACGGCCCTAACGTCTAACAACGTCGTGGATGCTACAAAGACATCCATAACTTCAATTTTTAGATGCTCTTCTGAAATTGTCGAACTAGCTTTCGCTGTTATGTCTTCAGGAGCTAGCCTTTTCACCAATTTCGATAACCCACTTGAGATTTCTTCAAGCACTTTTACTGCACAAGAAGAAAAACTATGTGCTGATCCACTTTATTACGAAACTGATACTGATGAAGAATTGGTCCAAAAATCATTTGAATTGGCGGCAAAGATTAGCAAGGATCTCGATGTTACGAAGAGTGAAGTATTAATCGTTGCTTTTGATGATAGCCTTTTCAATCAAATCGAAAAATACGCTACGAAACACAACAAACCATTGTTTCTACTTAAAAATCGTGGCGATATCGAACTTAAAGAAAGGGCGAGCAAATCAGGGGCACACTTATTATCCAAACCCGACTACGTTGGCGGCTTAGAGTTTGCTGCGGTTATACTCGTCGGAGTGGATAAAGGCAGAGTGCCGCCCACGAAAGATCAACACACCATCGAAAGTCGTGCTTTTTTGAAATATGCTTATCACAACAGACTTTATGTTGCTGTTACCCGGGCTAAATATCGTGTCGCCATTTTAGGTACTAAAGATCGGGGACCGAGCGAGCTATTAAATACTGCTGTCGAGAAAGGCATATTGAAAGTTGTAGCTTGA
- a CDS encoding relaxase/mobilization nuclease domain-containing protein — MSSGFKPEDDEYGSGRARRGKAGSLRPAYRGGTSSSKTSTPPPQAIVKVAGWAPTPASVKRMLDYVARVEDKEERELVALETEDGVLRKGRDEVDEIIEEWKPDFERKSKGRSNQTRHAVHLVLSAKAELSARNVARTVAAARRVLEKHVGEAGYPYALGVHQDGKNPHVHAVIKTVSREKDVPKLRLTPARLLEMRKSLAEELTREGLEHVASRMPRREKTRRANMKGEAPNTLQKVEAVLKKLRKEQRQFERALGRKEPKVNTIQFRQQQGKALDTLRAQAKDDTALTGKDRQEAFNLIRGFRREIEKKGVNPEFEMKATVNHFQSRIADWKKELGKDMAIAHTVGRKPSLKALKKGEALQRDIHQFIGSDLRQQDIPVETKKAIYAQLRKEFLEIKKTNERWMGRER, encoded by the coding sequence GTGAGTTCAGGGTTTAAGCCGGAAGACGATGAATACGGTTCTGGCCGTGCCAGGCGCGGCAAGGCTGGCTCCTTGCGGCCTGCCTATCGTGGAGGCACCAGTTCCAGCAAAACGTCCACCCCGCCCCCGCAAGCGATTGTGAAAGTAGCGGGATGGGCACCAACACCGGCATCCGTTAAACGCATGTTGGATTACGTTGCCCGCGTGGAGGATAAAGAAGAACGGGAATTGGTGGCACTCGAAACTGAAGACGGCGTTTTGCGTAAAGGCCGGGATGAAGTTGATGAAATCATCGAGGAGTGGAAACCGGATTTCGAGCGAAAGTCCAAAGGACGCTCAAACCAGACCCGGCACGCTGTCCACCTGGTTTTGTCGGCCAAGGCCGAGCTGAGCGCCCGAAATGTGGCGCGGACGGTGGCAGCCGCCCGGCGGGTGCTTGAGAAGCATGTGGGCGAAGCCGGATACCCTTACGCCCTGGGCGTCCATCAGGACGGCAAGAATCCCCATGTGCATGCCGTCATCAAGACGGTAAGCCGCGAGAAAGACGTTCCCAAGCTCAGGCTCACCCCTGCTCGTTTGCTCGAAATGAGGAAGAGCCTGGCCGAGGAATTGACCAGGGAGGGGCTGGAACACGTTGCGTCACGTATGCCACGCCGTGAGAAGACAAGACGGGCGAACATGAAGGGAGAGGCACCCAACACTTTGCAGAAGGTCGAGGCCGTGCTGAAGAAGTTGAGAAAGGAGCAGCGGCAATTTGAACGGGCCTTGGGCAGAAAGGAGCCGAAGGTCAACACGATCCAATTCCGTCAGCAGCAGGGGAAAGCCCTGGATACTTTGCGGGCACAGGCCAAGGACGATACCGCCCTTACCGGAAAGGATCGGCAGGAGGCTTTCAACCTGATCAGGGGCTTCCGGCGGGAGATCGAGAAAAAGGGAGTGAACCCGGAATTCGAGATGAAGGCCACGGTAAATCATTTTCAGAGCCGCATAGCTGATTGGAAAAAGGAGCTGGGAAAAGACATGGCAATAGCTCACACAGTTGGCAGGAAGCCCTCCTTAAAGGCACTCAAAAAGGGCGAGGCGTTGCAGCGCGATATTCACCAGTTCATTGGTTCTGATCTGCGGCAACAAGACATCCCTGTCGAAACCAAGAAGGCGATCTATGCCCAGCTGCGTAAGGAGTTCCTGGAAATAAAGAAGACCAACGAACGCTGGATGGGCCGGGAACGATAA
- the mobC gene encoding plasmid mobilization relaxosome protein MobC, with product MKTNKISVRLDSEQSALLESERKRLNLRGHSGVVRLALEELAHSDQPQLKREMAEEFQAWRKELHGVGTNLNQIAFRLNAGHPLSSHQIEDVLGDLQRMLKRLSIKVKEARREFRV from the coding sequence ATGAAGACCAACAAGATCAGTGTTCGATTGGACAGCGAGCAATCTGCGCTTCTGGAATCCGAAAGGAAGAGGCTCAATCTTCGAGGCCATTCCGGGGTGGTCCGGTTGGCGCTGGAAGAATTGGCGCACAGTGATCAGCCGCAATTGAAGCGAGAGATGGCCGAGGAGTTTCAGGCTTGGCGCAAAGAGCTGCATGGCGTCGGGACAAACCTGAACCAGATCGCTTTTCGCCTGAACGCCGGGCATCCGCTTTCCTCGCATCAGATTGAAGATGTACTTGGCGATTTGCAGCGCATGCTCAAGCGCCTTTCGATCAAAGTGAAGGAGGCCCGCCGTGAGTTCAGGGTTTAA
- a CDS encoding type IV secretion system protein produces the protein MTISANIYYSTCMSLSRFYLSMYSDLMDSFSIFLRSAFALYIVYVGYQFTMNKKEGKDSQDIFITSILVSAVYVFAFETSGYYNYVIKPAFGLLEDILTFILSKVQEASSYLGKPAETDYFSDVTNITQLFTALDMMFLEFMKTCKGLLPSGWKMFNPLLLVDVFAILMLILAYGAMYCCFVFMFIMSYFLMWLLFYVGGIVLILGCFKETRGIFFSWAKMLFNYALVAIFTALVVAVCYAGISQSVYKMTTYDTTMLNFTADFLGLFVWCFICFAITLKTPDLAAGLTNAMAGSTSGIAGALSMGGGKAAAMSAGLGTMHGKGIGALATKAGQMTGVVPHGRSATQRLKDRLGIKN, from the coding sequence ATGACAATCTCTGCAAATATATATTACAGCACATGTATGAGTCTGAGTCGTTTTTATTTATCAATGTATAGCGATCTAATGGATAGCTTTTCTATTTTCCTGCGTTCAGCTTTCGCGCTTTACATAGTGTATGTCGGATATCAGTTCACGATGAATAAGAAGGAAGGAAAAGACTCACAAGACATATTTATAACAAGTATTCTAGTCTCTGCCGTCTATGTCTTTGCTTTTGAAACAAGTGGTTATTACAACTATGTGATAAAACCAGCTTTTGGCTTATTGGAAGATATTTTGACATTCATTTTAAGCAAGGTCCAGGAAGCAAGTAGCTACCTGGGAAAACCTGCCGAGACTGATTATTTCAGTGACGTTACCAATATAACGCAACTTTTTACAGCCCTTGATATGATGTTTCTGGAATTCATGAAGACATGCAAAGGCTTGCTCCCATCCGGTTGGAAAATGTTTAACCCTCTTCTCCTTGTAGATGTTTTTGCAATCCTAATGTTAATTTTGGCATACGGTGCAATGTATTGCTGTTTCGTATTCATGTTTATTATGAGCTACTTCCTCATGTGGCTTCTTTTTTATGTGGGCGGTATCGTCTTAATTCTTGGCTGTTTCAAAGAGACAAGAGGTATTTTCTTTAGTTGGGCAAAGATGCTCTTTAACTATGCACTTGTTGCTATATTTACAGCCCTCGTTGTCGCAGTTTGCTACGCAGGAATAAGCCAATCTGTTTACAAAATGACCACATACGATACGACAATGCTCAATTTCACGGCAGACTTTCTCGGTCTTTTTGTGTGGTGCTTCATTTGCTTTGCAATCACGCTTAAGACTCCTGATCTGGCTGCTGGCCTCACGAACGCCATGGCCGGTAGCACCTCCGGGATCGCTGGCGCATTGTCCATGGGCGGCGGCAAAGCAGCGGCAATGTCTGCCGGATTGGGAACAATGCACGGCAAAGGAATTGGTGCGCTTGCCACCAAAGCCGGGCAAATGACCGGGGTTGTCCCTCATGGCAGGAGCGCAACCCAACGTCTGAAAGACAGACTCGGCATCAAGAACTGA
- a CDS encoding helix-turn-helix domain-containing protein has protein sequence MSKREKEAQPFKAGQRFNPYGHFRGIYIPDCVAKTKLLTPVEKLVWGRLCKHAGEDGNCYPSFTRISEALGISRSGAIKSVASLVFKRFLEKSTNEGALPNGRHHRTNRYVFLWHECLNDGLKATSLHSTSEIKKQSASSIVSEPGPVYPVDQCGPQSRPKEILEKGLKKNTTTPSAGGSPSIVVGGGFDFALSNEEVRYIELKVDYVKSHGRLRKENSLPLENYLRLEASKGKLDMSDFERLKEWKSKQIKSLTAKGPLIVQDFETRHADLEAINLEVRNWWNSLGPTHPAKNDKRTNLYGADPDGLHWIRCQFQKYSTKEGPDSAE, from the coding sequence ATGAGTAAACGCGAAAAGGAAGCCCAACCATTTAAGGCTGGGCAGCGGTTTAATCCGTATGGACATTTCAGGGGGATTTACATCCCTGATTGTGTGGCAAAAACGAAACTGCTTACCCCTGTTGAGAAACTTGTGTGGGGACGATTGTGCAAACATGCTGGCGAAGATGGAAATTGCTATCCATCTTTCACAAGAATTTCAGAAGCATTGGGAATATCCAGAAGTGGGGCTATTAAAAGTGTGGCTTCTCTTGTTTTTAAAAGGTTTTTAGAAAAAAGTACCAATGAAGGTGCTCTACCTAATGGGAGACATCACAGGACAAATCGTTATGTTTTCTTGTGGCATGAGTGCCTAAATGACGGTTTAAAAGCTACTAGTCTACACAGTACATCAGAGATAAAAAAACAGTCAGCATCCAGTATAGTTAGTGAACCAGGGCCGGTCTACCCTGTAGACCAATGTGGTCCACAGAGTAGACCCAAAGAGATTCTTGAAAAGGGCCTGAAAAAAAACACCACTACACCTAGCGCGGGAGGATCGCCTTCCATCGTGGTGGGTGGTGGTTTTGATTTTGCTTTGTCGAATGAAGAGGTTCGATACATAGAATTGAAGGTTGATTATGTGAAATCTCATGGGCGACTTCGCAAGGAAAACTCACTGCCTTTGGAAAACTATCTTAGACTTGAAGCTTCTAAAGGGAAGCTGGATATGTCTGATTTTGAGCGGCTTAAAGAATGGAAGTCCAAGCAGATTAAGTCGTTGACAGCCAAGGGGCCTCTCATTGTGCAGGATTTTGAGACCCGACATGCAGATCTTGAAGCCATAAACCTAGAGGTCCGAAATTGGTGGAACTCCCTTGGTCCTACCCACCCTGCAAAAAATGACAAAAGAACCAATCTTTATGGAGCAGACCCCGATGGGTTGCATTGGATTAGATGTCAGTTTCAAAAGTATTCGACCAAAGAGGGACCGGATAGTGCTGAATAG
- a CDS encoding helix-turn-helix domain-containing protein, with protein sequence MEKQNLNTQEASDYLRTLGIEFAPQTLEKWRCRGGGPAFKKISMRVYYERSVLDEFAKGRTVLRETMV encoded by the coding sequence ATGGAAAAGCAAAACCTGAACACGCAAGAAGCATCCGACTACTTGCGAACCCTTGGAATCGAGTTCGCTCCTCAGACCTTGGAAAAATGGAGATGTCGTGGAGGTGGGCCTGCATTCAAGAAAATTTCCATGCGGGTATATTATGAGCGCTCCGTTTTGGATGAGTTCGCCAAAGGGAGGACTGTCTTAAGAGAGACTATGGTGTAG
- a CDS encoding tyrosine-type recombinase/integrase, producing MAGKVGSRKRVDPNRWPGVYGYTSSTRRVDGKPDVCYYITYKVDGKKIWEKVGWKGEGYNPQTADELRSERVKKARHGKSVKTQKEIRQEERKRNRTLDEIAAAYFETRDIEKQSVKIDKGRYDNHVSPVLGNMSVRKLTVLDVQKIEARMKGLSPASIWGALEMLRRTINFGVRSSLCMPLPFKIKMPRRDNEVVEYLKPKQLERLLKVLDEWPSKDVVRMIRLAMLTGMRRGEIYKLRDEDLHFEQSLIVLKKPKGGQTVSIPMSSPVAALLEKQLEWRDLTASGSSFVFPGRGGGQRVNSSAVNRIKAEANLPKEFRIFHGLRHHYAVTLANSGEFSLDMIGELLTHKDRDMTKRYGQFLPDTKKKASERAASLLMKS from the coding sequence ATGGCAGGAAAGGTTGGAAGTAGAAAACGGGTTGACCCAAATCGCTGGCCTGGAGTTTACGGGTATACGAGTAGTACCCGGCGGGTCGATGGCAAGCCTGACGTTTGTTATTACATCACCTACAAAGTGGACGGAAAGAAGATTTGGGAAAAGGTCGGTTGGAAGGGTGAAGGGTACAACCCCCAAACGGCCGATGAGCTTCGCTCAGAACGAGTTAAAAAGGCTCGGCACGGAAAATCAGTCAAGACCCAAAAAGAAATTCGTCAGGAAGAGCGTAAGCGTAACAGAACGCTTGATGAGATAGCTGCAGCATATTTTGAGACACGAGATATTGAGAAGCAAAGCGTCAAGATAGACAAAGGGCGCTACGACAATCATGTGTCTCCGGTCTTGGGGAACATGAGTGTACGGAAGTTGACTGTCCTCGATGTGCAAAAGATTGAGGCCAGAATGAAGGGGCTTTCGCCCGCTTCAATATGGGGTGCACTTGAGATGCTGAGGAGGACGATTAATTTTGGCGTTCGCTCCAGTCTTTGCATGCCTCTTCCCTTCAAAATCAAGATGCCCAGACGTGACAATGAGGTCGTTGAGTATCTCAAGCCAAAACAGCTTGAGCGACTTCTGAAAGTCCTTGATGAGTGGCCCTCTAAGGATGTGGTCAGAATGATTCGCCTGGCGATGCTGACGGGGATGCGCCGCGGAGAAATTTATAAGCTTCGTGACGAGGATTTGCATTTTGAGCAGTCCTTGATTGTCTTGAAAAAGCCCAAGGGGGGGCAAACCGTTTCCATCCCTATGAGTAGCCCTGTTGCCGCGTTGCTTGAAAAGCAGCTTGAGTGGCGTGATCTGACGGCTTCTGGATCGTCGTTCGTTTTCCCCGGTCGAGGCGGTGGGCAACGGGTCAACAGCAGTGCTGTGAATCGGATTAAAGCTGAAGCCAATCTGCCTAAGGAGTTCCGTATATTTCACGGATTGCGGCACCATTACGCTGTCACCCTTGCCAATTCCGGTGAGTTTTCCCTAGACATGATTGGGGAGCTGTTGACCCATAAAGACAGGGACATGACCAAGAGGTATGGTCAGTTTTTGCCGGATACTAAAAAGAAAGCTAGTGAGCGGGCGGCATCGCTCCTAATGAAGAGTTGA
- a CDS encoding PAS domain-containing protein, with protein MSDTPLDEPRLCASIPIEDIRSFLDDFPALLWRIEIARSRIEFLNDYPLQPLGDSARLFLKNRAFRKQMLLPEDSHLLDKFLDAVSQGKTMATVFRVHTPNDSIMWLKLTGAVNSSDPRYYYGYLLDVGDTVNVIRDIQRSEEASRNRIDHVPTPIILFNHQSLRLRQANAAACHLFGLPNAATGRLPHFSEISLHPVDNLGAILNDLPTHPWNGVFEFSTTQGEPFRAETELRWVPWKQTALVRMSVTPISDNRKDETKLSENVRAAFENAPDLSAMLGQALEHPDISKRCNAIMLSCICARNNVVQVYGTGAPLANMAQGEKFSYRGTIAEDIARFNLDHLVVDETMDSIKPIDWALFIPHGIHSYYAKPFYMDGELQTVLILCSTEPERFVDVKPERFDTILSSLNEAINALRKKKS; from the coding sequence ATGAGCGACACCCCCCTTGACGAGCCACGTCTCTGTGCCTCCATTCCCATCGAGGATATCCGCAGTTTCCTGGATGATTTTCCGGCCCTGCTGTGGCGCATCGAGATTGCCCGCTCGCGCATCGAATTTCTCAACGACTATCCGCTGCAACCCCTGGGCGACAGCGCGCGCCTCTTCCTGAAGAACCGGGCCTTCCGCAAACAGATGCTCCTGCCCGAGGACTCGCACCTGCTGGACAAGTTCCTGGACGCGGTGAGCCAGGGAAAAACCATGGCCACGGTCTTTCGCGTGCACACCCCGAACGACTCCATCATGTGGCTCAAGCTCACCGGAGCGGTGAACTCGTCGGACCCGCGCTACTACTACGGCTACCTCCTGGACGTGGGGGACACCGTGAACGTCATCCGCGACATCCAACGGAGCGAAGAGGCATCGCGGAACCGCATCGACCACGTCCCCACCCCGATCATCCTGTTCAACCACCAGTCCCTGCGCCTGCGCCAGGCCAATGCCGCGGCCTGCCACCTGTTCGGCCTGCCCAACGCCGCCACCGGACGACTCCCCCATTTTTCCGAAATCTCGCTCCACCCCGTGGACAACCTCGGGGCCATTCTCAACGACCTGCCCACCCACCCCTGGAACGGGGTGTTCGAATTCAGCACCACCCAGGGCGAACCGTTCAGGGCCGAAACCGAGTTGCGCTGGGTTCCCTGGAAGCAGACGGCACTGGTCCGCATGTCCGTGACCCCGATCTCGGACAACAGGAAGGACGAGACAAAGCTGAGCGAGAACGTCCGGGCCGCATTCGAAAACGCGCCCGACCTGTCCGCCATGCTGGGCCAGGCCCTGGAACATCCCGACATCAGCAAGCGGTGCAACGCCATCATGCTGTCGTGCATCTGCGCCAGGAACAACGTGGTCCAGGTGTACGGTACGGGCGCGCCCCTGGCGAACATGGCCCAGGGCGAGAAATTCTCCTACCGGGGAACCATCGCCGAAGACATCGCCCGGTTCAATCTCGACCACCTGGTGGTGGACGAGACCATGGACAGCATCAAGCCCATTGACTGGGCGCTGTTCATCCCGCACGGCATCCATTCCTATTATGCCAAGCCCTTTTACATGGACGGCGAGCTGCAGACCGTGCTCATCCTCTGTTCCACCGAACCCGAACGGTTCGTGGACGTGAAGCCGGAAAGATTCGACACGATCCTGAGTTCCCTGAACGAGGCGATCAACGCCCTGCGCAAGAAAAAAAGCTGA
- a CDS encoding MotA/TolQ/ExbB proton channel family protein, which produces MHILEQGGFMMWPILALSILSLAVIAERFLAFTTRRFPSPEKLAPAFALYRKNDPESALRHIEDVAPFYVPLYAAFFNDRPLPQKEKVILQTGEALLFTLQRRLEFLATVATAAPLMGLLGTVIGMISTFSNLSASGNVDITLLASGIWQALLTTAAGLAVAIPALLAHRWFCNQYDKTAYRMQHAANQFLNGPQEEEA; this is translated from the coding sequence ATGCATATCCTTGAACAGGGTGGTTTCATGATGTGGCCCATCCTCGCGCTCTCCATACTGTCGCTGGCGGTCATTGCGGAACGGTTTCTCGCCTTCACCACCCGCCGCTTTCCCTCCCCGGAGAAACTCGCTCCGGCCTTCGCCCTCTACCGGAAAAACGACCCCGAATCCGCCCTCAGGCACATCGAGGACGTCGCCCCGTTCTATGTCCCGCTCTATGCCGCGTTTTTCAACGACCGCCCCCTGCCGCAAAAGGAAAAGGTCATCCTGCAAACAGGCGAAGCCCTGCTCTTCACCCTGCAACGCCGGCTGGAATTCCTCGCCACGGTGGCCACGGCCGCCCCGCTCATGGGACTGCTCGGCACGGTCATCGGCATGATCTCCACCTTTTCCAACCTGTCCGCCTCGGGAAACGTGGACATCACGCTTCTGGCCAGCGGGATATGGCAGGCCCTGCTGACCACCGCCGCAGGCCTGGCCGTCGCCATCCCCGCGCTCCTGGCCCACCGCTGGTTCTGCAACCAGTACGACAAGACCGCCTACCGCATGCAGCACGCGGCAAACCAGTTTCTGAACGGCCCGCAAGAGGAGGAGGCATGA
- a CDS encoding ExbD/TolR family protein, which yields MIAFNRIRPRSAAPDITPLLDVVFILLIFFVVSTVFTARGMEMELPSANSSTPVYGKSLEIELRENGDLFCDTQPISSDALANRLRVIGERPYAEQPQNILFKAAPHADVVDFVRVVDMVRTHGFGNLVIVTRPTAPPSKAVDEQ from the coding sequence ATGATCGCATTCAACCGGATCAGGCCGCGATCGGCCGCGCCGGACATCACGCCCCTACTGGACGTGGTTTTCATCCTGCTGATCTTCTTCGTGGTCTCCACCGTGTTCACGGCCAGGGGCATGGAAATGGAACTGCCTTCCGCGAACTCGTCCACGCCGGTGTACGGCAAGTCCCTGGAGATTGAACTGCGTGAAAACGGCGACCTGTTCTGCGATACGCAGCCCATTTCGTCCGACGCCCTGGCCAACCGGCTGCGGGTCATAGGCGAGCGTCCCTATGCGGAACAGCCCCAGAACATCCTGTTCAAGGCGGCCCCGCATGCGGACGTGGTGGACTTCGTTCGCGTGGTGGACATGGTGCGCACCCACGGTTTCGGCAATCTGGTCATCGTCACCAGGCCCACCGCCCCTCCGAGCAAGGCGGTGGACGAGCAATGA
- a CDS encoding energy transducer TonB: MTRNQIFWLCIAISCGLHLWALDREWSRETPTAAGEEIILPADFTIAAAVPTENTLALEQMEVPDESRSAESAARRRRRLARERYFQRVQETVERYKFHYDADLSGLLGNALCSFRILPDDTFADIRLRRSSGDPLMDAAALNAIRTASGKVKRPEIVGRQTFLLSIAVKYQLNM, encoded by the coding sequence ATGACCCGGAACCAGATATTCTGGCTGTGCATAGCCATCTCCTGCGGCCTGCATCTTTGGGCGTTGGACCGGGAATGGAGCCGTGAAACTCCCACTGCGGCGGGAGAGGAAATCATATTGCCCGCCGATTTCACCATAGCGGCCGCCGTGCCCACGGAAAACACGCTGGCCCTGGAACAGATGGAAGTCCCGGACGAGTCCCGCAGTGCGGAGAGCGCGGCCCGGCGCAGGCGCAGGCTGGCGCGCGAACGATATTTCCAGCGCGTTCAGGAGACCGTGGAACGGTACAAATTCCACTACGACGCAGACCTTTCCGGCCTGCTGGGCAATGCCCTGTGCTCGTTTCGCATCCTGCCCGACGACACCTTCGCGGACATCCGCCTGCGCCGCTCGTCCGGGGACCCGCTTATGGACGCGGCCGCCCTGAACGCCATCCGGACGGCCAGCGGCAAGGTCAAACGGCCCGAGATCGTCGGCCGACAGACCTTCCTGCTGTCCATCGCCGTGAAATACCAGCTCAATATGTAG